In Roseisolibacter agri, the following proteins share a genomic window:
- the tssA gene encoding type VI secretion system protein TssA, with product MPINAALVDALLTPVPGDNAAGQDLRYDPRYDKVKDARREDMELPTGGLATERKLADWPQVIALATLLLEKETKDLQLAAWLTEALLRRDGLGGLATGLGVLKGLLASFWETCYPELDEDDLELRTGPLEWVGSRLAVPARMVAVATDGLQFVEYTVARTIPTEQEAERHEENTLKRREAAEQGKRLPEEAERSVNATGKAFYKALVADVKLAQDALDALEIVADERFGRDAPAFSELRKALEELDRMASGTLAIKLEADPDPIEEAPIGGDEVGAYAPPEGWTAGDGGMPVEPVNAADAAARVAAAARFLRKQDPTNPAPYLMLRGLRWGELLATPGDVEPKLLDAPPTPARAKLKTLLLDGRWADLLEQGESLMASPQGRGWLDLQRYALTACTQLGGSYAAVGAAIRGELRALLAALPRLPEMTLMDDTPTANDETRAWLEAEGLHGAGANGAGDAGDVEFGDGTEALNDALAQDDETADDGGLARTSNGGRRRPRVATAGATAAPRDPFTQARAELVAGRPNKAIELLVAELARERSPRGRFVRQTQIAWVMVEGNLAAVARPILEKLVAEIDERSLETWESGPLVAQPMALLCRVIDKLEDSYAADQRNELYLRVCRLDPLQAIALQRGA from the coding sequence ATGCCGATCAACGCCGCGCTCGTCGACGCGCTCCTCACCCCCGTGCCCGGCGACAACGCCGCCGGCCAGGACCTGCGCTACGACCCGCGCTACGACAAGGTCAAGGACGCGCGGCGCGAGGACATGGAGCTGCCCACCGGCGGGCTGGCCACCGAGCGCAAGCTCGCCGACTGGCCGCAGGTCATCGCCCTCGCGACGCTCCTCCTCGAGAAGGAGACGAAGGACCTCCAGCTGGCCGCCTGGCTCACCGAGGCGCTCCTGCGCCGCGACGGCCTGGGCGGGCTCGCGACCGGTCTCGGCGTCCTGAAGGGGCTCCTCGCGTCGTTCTGGGAGACGTGCTACCCGGAGCTCGACGAGGACGACCTGGAGCTGCGCACGGGCCCCCTCGAGTGGGTCGGCTCGCGCCTCGCCGTGCCGGCGCGCATGGTCGCGGTGGCGACCGACGGGCTGCAGTTCGTAGAGTACACGGTGGCGCGCACCATCCCCACCGAGCAGGAGGCCGAGCGCCACGAGGAGAACACGCTCAAGCGGCGCGAGGCGGCCGAGCAGGGGAAGCGGCTGCCCGAGGAGGCGGAGCGCTCGGTCAACGCCACCGGCAAGGCCTTCTACAAGGCGCTCGTGGCCGACGTGAAGCTGGCGCAGGACGCGCTCGACGCGCTGGAGATCGTCGCCGACGAGCGCTTCGGCCGCGACGCGCCCGCGTTCAGCGAGCTGCGCAAGGCGCTCGAGGAGCTGGACCGGATGGCCAGCGGCACCCTCGCGATCAAGCTGGAGGCCGATCCCGATCCGATCGAGGAGGCGCCGATCGGCGGCGACGAGGTGGGCGCGTACGCGCCGCCCGAGGGGTGGACCGCCGGTGACGGCGGGATGCCGGTGGAGCCGGTCAACGCCGCCGACGCCGCCGCGCGCGTGGCCGCGGCCGCGCGCTTCCTCCGCAAGCAGGACCCCACCAACCCCGCGCCGTACCTGATGCTGCGCGGCCTGCGCTGGGGCGAGCTGCTGGCGACGCCGGGCGACGTGGAGCCCAAGCTGCTGGACGCGCCGCCCACGCCGGCGCGCGCGAAGCTCAAGACGCTCCTGCTGGACGGCCGCTGGGCCGACCTGCTGGAGCAGGGCGAGTCGCTGATGGCCAGCCCGCAGGGGCGCGGCTGGCTGGACCTGCAGCGCTACGCCCTCACCGCCTGCACGCAGCTCGGCGGCAGCTACGCCGCCGTGGGCGCCGCGATCCGCGGCGAGCTGCGCGCGCTGCTCGCCGCGCTGCCGCGCCTGCCGGAGATGACGCTCATGGACGACACGCCCACCGCCAACGACGAGACGCGCGCCTGGCTGGAGGCCGAGGGGCTGCACGGCGCCGGCGCCAACGGCGCCGGCGACGCCGGGGACGTGGAGTTCGGCGACGGCACCGAGGCGCTGAACGACGCGCTGGCGCAGGACGACGAGACCGCGGACGACGGCGGGCTGGCGCGCACGAGCAACGGCGGCCGCCGCCGGCCGCGCGTCGCCACCGCGGGCGCCACCGCGGCGCCGCGCGACCCGTTCACCCAGGCGCGCGCGGAGCTGGTGGCCGGCCGCCCGAACAAGGCGATCGAGCTGCTGGTGGCCGAGCTGGCGCGCGAGCGCTCGCCGCGCGGGCGCTTCGTGCGCCAGACGCAGATCGCGTGGGTGATGGTCGAGGGGAACCTCGCCGCCGTCGCGCGCCCGATCCTCGAGAAGCTGGTGGCCGAGATCGACGAGCGGTCGCTGGAGACGTGGGAGTCGGGGCCGCTGGTGGCGCAGCCGATGGCGCTGCTCTGCCGCGTGATCGACAAGCTGGAGGACAGCTACGCGGCCGATCAGCGCAACGAGCTGTATCTGCGCGTCTGCCGCCTGGATCCCCTGCAGGCGATCGCGCTGCAGCGCGGCGCCTGA
- the tssC gene encoding type VI secretion system contractile sheath large subunit, protein MAETQAGQQAAGYTADAEFSLLDQIVQDGRVGRDVETQQRGKDLVKQFVAQVLEGSMTVSRDTETMINARIAQIDHLLSIQLNEILHHPEFQKLEASWRGLKYLLSQSETGTTLKIKVMNVSKKELLRDLQRAPEFDQSALFKKVYEEEYGVFGGTPFGALVGDYYFDKTGQDIELLEKVSQVAAAAHAPFITAAESAMFNLESFSELDQPRDLAKVFDTTEYAKWKAFRQSEDSRYVALTAPRVLVREPYGSATVPVEAFNYEERVDGTDHNAYLWGNAAYALAANVNKAFSLYGWCASIRGVESGGLVEGLPVHNFRTDAGELVMKCPTEVQITDRREKELADLGFAPLVHQKGTPNAAFFSVQSAQKPKVYDKPAASASARLSAQLPYIFATSRFAHYLKVMMRDKIGGYTSRTEIESFLNGWINQYVALENAPGIIKARKPLSEARVDVVEVPGKPGVYRAVAFLRPHYQLDEISIAMRLVAELPPPAK, encoded by the coding sequence TCGTCAAGCAGTTCGTGGCGCAGGTGCTCGAGGGGTCGATGACCGTCTCGCGCGACACCGAGACGATGATCAACGCGCGCATCGCGCAGATCGACCACCTGCTCTCGATCCAGCTCAACGAGATCCTCCACCACCCCGAGTTCCAGAAGCTCGAGGCGTCGTGGCGCGGGCTGAAGTACCTGCTCTCGCAGAGCGAGACGGGCACGACGCTCAAGATCAAGGTCATGAACGTGAGCAAGAAGGAACTGCTCCGTGACCTGCAGCGCGCCCCCGAGTTCGACCAGAGCGCGCTGTTCAAGAAGGTGTACGAGGAGGAGTACGGCGTCTTCGGCGGCACGCCCTTCGGCGCGCTCGTCGGCGACTACTACTTCGACAAGACGGGCCAGGACATCGAGCTGCTCGAGAAGGTGTCGCAGGTGGCGGCGGCCGCGCACGCGCCGTTCATCACCGCGGCCGAGTCGGCGATGTTCAACCTCGAGAGCTTCTCGGAGCTCGACCAGCCGCGCGACCTCGCGAAGGTCTTCGACACGACGGAGTACGCCAAGTGGAAGGCGTTCCGCCAGAGCGAGGACTCGCGCTACGTGGCGCTGACGGCGCCGCGCGTGCTCGTGCGCGAGCCGTACGGCAGCGCGACGGTGCCGGTCGAGGCGTTCAACTACGAGGAGCGCGTCGACGGCACCGACCACAACGCGTACCTGTGGGGCAACGCCGCGTACGCGCTGGCGGCGAACGTCAACAAGGCGTTCTCGCTCTACGGCTGGTGCGCGTCGATCCGCGGCGTCGAGAGCGGCGGCCTGGTCGAGGGGCTGCCGGTGCACAACTTCCGCACCGACGCGGGCGAGCTGGTGATGAAGTGCCCGACCGAGGTGCAGATCACCGACCGCCGCGAGAAGGAGCTGGCCGACCTCGGGTTCGCGCCGCTCGTGCATCAGAAGGGGACGCCGAACGCCGCGTTCTTCAGCGTGCAGTCGGCCCAGAAGCCGAAGGTCTACGACAAGCCGGCGGCCAGCGCGAGCGCGCGCCTGTCGGCGCAGCTGCCCTACATCTTCGCCACGTCCCGGTTCGCGCACTACCTGAAGGTCATGATGCGCGACAAGATCGGCGGGTACACGTCGCGCACCGAGATCGAGTCGTTCCTGAACGGGTGGATCAACCAGTACGTCGCGCTCGAGAACGCGCCGGGCATCATCAAGGCCCGCAAGCCGCTCTCCGAGGCGCGCGTGGACGTCGTCGAGGTGCCGGGCAAGCCGGGCGTGTACCGCGCGGTCGCGTTCCTGCGGCCCCACTACCAGCTCGACGAGATCTCCATCGCGATGCGCCTCGTCGCCGAGCTGCCCCCGCCGGCGAAGTGA
- a CDS encoding type VI secretion system accessory protein TagJ, which produces MPTARELYAAGRLDSAIEALGTEVRDNPTDAQRRTFLFELLTFAGQYDRAEKHLDVLARAGAQSEAGTLLYRAALTAERVREHMFATGDFPSAPAPGPVAGTVNGRPFLSIEDADPRLGARLEVIAGGRYLWIPFAHLAAIRLEPPKRLRDVRWAPARVATGPSVKDMELGEVLLPALSPAAWRHDDAEIRLGRATDWEELPDGDYAPVGQKLLRIDDQLVPLIDVRELTITPVELPA; this is translated from the coding sequence ATGCCCACCGCACGAGAGCTGTACGCCGCCGGGCGGCTGGACTCGGCGATCGAGGCGCTGGGGACGGAGGTCCGGGACAACCCGACCGACGCCCAGCGCCGCACCTTCCTCTTCGAGCTGCTGACCTTCGCGGGCCAGTACGACCGCGCCGAGAAGCACCTCGACGTCCTCGCCCGCGCCGGCGCGCAGAGCGAGGCCGGCACGCTGCTGTACCGCGCCGCCCTGACGGCGGAGCGGGTGCGCGAGCACATGTTCGCCACCGGAGACTTTCCGAGCGCGCCGGCGCCCGGACCGGTGGCCGGGACCGTCAACGGGCGGCCGTTCCTCTCCATCGAGGACGCGGATCCCCGCCTCGGCGCGCGCCTCGAGGTCATCGCCGGGGGACGCTACCTCTGGATCCCCTTCGCGCACCTCGCGGCCATCCGCCTCGAGCCGCCCAAGCGGCTCCGCGACGTCCGCTGGGCGCCGGCCCGCGTCGCCACCGGGCCGTCCGTCAAGGACATGGAGCTCGGCGAGGTCCTCCTGCCCGCGCTCTCCCCGGCCGCCTGGCGCCACGACGACGCCGAGATCCGGCTCGGCCGCGCCACCGACTGGGAGGAGCTGCCCGACGGCGACTACGCGCCCGTGGGACAGAAGCTGCTGCGGATCGACGACCAGCTGGTCCCGCTGATCGACGTGCGCGAGCTGACCATCACGCCCGTCGAGCTGCCGGCGTAG
- a CDS encoding Hcp family type VI secretion system effector — translation MAFDTFLEIKGPDIAGESTAKGMEGKIEIFSFSWGASNPTTVSSASGGLTGGKVSVSSFNAMKKTEKSSALLFQGCATGQHYETATVTMRKAGGDAGQKAFLIYKFEDVMVESIQWSGSTGGDDSPTESISLAFGKVEIEYWGQNPKKGDVKPMGQAAWNITTVSSK, via the coding sequence ATGGCATTTGATACCTTCCTCGAGATCAAGGGCCCCGACATCGCCGGCGAGTCCACCGCCAAGGGCATGGAAGGCAAGATCGAGATCTTCTCGTTCTCCTGGGGCGCGTCCAACCCGACGACCGTCAGCTCCGCCAGCGGCGGCCTGACCGGCGGCAAGGTCTCGGTCTCGTCCTTCAACGCGATGAAGAAGACCGAGAAGTCGTCGGCCCTGCTGTTCCAGGGCTGCGCCACCGGCCAGCACTACGAGACGGCGACCGTCACGATGCGCAAGGCGGGCGGCGACGCCGGCCAGAAGGCGTTCCTCATCTACAAGTTCGAGGACGTCATGGTCGAGTCGATCCAGTGGTCGGGCTCCACCGGCGGCGACGACTCGCCGACCGAGTCGATCTCGCTCGCCTTCGGCAAGGTCGAGATCGAGTACTGGGGCCAGAACCCCAAGAAGGGCGACGTCAAGCCGATGGGCCAGGCCGCCTGGAACATCACGACCGTCTCGTCGAAGTAA
- the tssE gene encoding type VI secretion system baseplate subunit TssE, with product MPPRTELERSVLPSLLDRLTDPEPARPVDPATTFDASARAFRASVQRDVEWLLNTRRSIVAVPAQYAALQDSVFEFGIPDTTGLAIGTPEGRKELQVMLQEALQRFEPRLAEARVKMVDTTRGSVPQIRFSVEAILRMDPSPERVVFDTVLEVASGVYDVGADAPPAR from the coding sequence GTGCCCCCGCGCACGGAGCTCGAGCGCTCCGTCCTCCCCTCGCTCCTCGACCGCCTCACCGACCCCGAGCCGGCGCGCCCTGTCGACCCCGCGACGACGTTCGACGCGTCGGCGCGCGCCTTCCGCGCGTCGGTGCAGCGCGACGTCGAGTGGCTGCTCAACACGCGGCGCTCGATCGTCGCCGTGCCCGCGCAGTACGCCGCGCTGCAGGACTCGGTGTTCGAGTTCGGCATCCCCGACACCACGGGGCTCGCCATCGGCACGCCCGAGGGGCGCAAGGAGCTGCAGGTCATGTTGCAGGAGGCGCTGCAGCGCTTCGAGCCGCGCCTGGCCGAGGCGCGCGTGAAGATGGTGGACACGACGCGGGGCTCGGTGCCGCAGATCCGCTTCTCGGTCGAGGCGATCCTGCGCATGGACCCGAGTCCCGAGCGCGTCGTGTTCGACACCGTGCTGGAGGTGGCGAGCGGGGTGTACGACGTGGGCGCGGACGCGCCGCCCGCGCGCTGA